A stretch of the Thiomicrorhabdus xiamenensis genome encodes the following:
- a CDS encoding c-type cytochrome: protein MKKTVIALAAAGLVSFGAAAQAGDAAAGQASYATCAGCHGGAGEGGVGPKLAGQNAADIVAKLQKYKAGEQVGPMTSMMAPMAAGLSDADMENIAAYVSGL, encoded by the coding sequence ATGAAAAAAACTGTAATTGCTCTAGCTGCGGCTGGTCTTGTTTCTTTTGGTGCAGCTGCTCAAGCTGGTGACGCTGCTGCTGGTCAAGCTTCATACGCAACTTGTGCTGGTTGTCACGGTGGCGCTGGTGAAGGTGGTGTTGGTCCTAAACTAGCTGGTCAGAACGCTGCTGATATCGTTGCTAAACTACAGAAGTATAAAGCTGGTGAGCAAGTAGGTCCTATGACTTCAATGATGGCTCCAATGGCTGCTGGTCTTTCTGACGCAGATATGGAAAACATCGCTGCTTACGTTTCTGGTCTATAA
- a CDS encoding 4a-hydroxytetrahydrobiopterin dehydratase produces MSEKSEILQTLLNSRCSEISPKDKPLIIPSIESNISHLDGWEVPLNYAELKKRFQFKNYYQTVAFVNAVTWLAQKEGHHPTVCFGYNHCDISLSTHDIKGLSMNDMIMAAKINALLED; encoded by the coding sequence ATGAGTGAAAAAAGCGAAATTCTACAAACCCTTCTGAACTCACGCTGTAGCGAAATCAGCCCGAAAGACAAGCCGCTGATTATTCCGAGCATTGAGAGCAACATCAGCCACCTGGACGGTTGGGAAGTTCCTCTGAACTACGCGGAATTGAAAAAACGATTCCAGTTCAAAAACTACTATCAGACCGTTGCTTTTGTAAACGCCGTCACCTGGCTGGCGCAGAAAGAAGGTCACCACCCGACCGTCTGCTTCGGTTATAACCACTGTGATATCAGTTTGAGTACGCACGACATCAAAGGCCTGAGCATGAATGACATGATTATGGCCGCTAAAATCAACGCTTTGCTGGAAGACTGA
- a CDS encoding DUF3683 domain-containing protein, whose translation MIPKKRIREIPYNYTSFSDKEIVLRFLGESCWQTIETLRECRNTGRSARMLFEVLGDMWVVSRNPYIQNDLIVNAKRRQALVDALNHRLQEVEKRLDGNQTAAELTEEVKKAVQKFAAWFPEQIEIRGKVQKRLKKITRDDNVDFSGLARVSHATDATDWRVELPLVVISPDTEAEIVDIVEACIELGLTIIPRGGGTGYTGGAIPLHEHTAVINTEKLEFMSLVEQEELPMIGKVPTIRTGAGVVTRRVSEQAERFGYTFAVDPTSQDASTIGGNISMNAGGKKAVLWGTTLDNLASWKMVTPDAKWLEVHRINHNLGKLQDQHTVIFDIKRFEKDGQTQIGETERLEIPGSAFRQAGLGKDVTDKFLSGLPGVQKEGCDGLITSARFIVHRMPSHTRTICLEFFGTDLSNAVPAIVEVIDYVEQKKSEGILLAGLEHLDDRYIRAVKYNTKADRKELPKMLLLADICGENGFEVANTCKEIVELAKKRNAEGFIAVTDEARKRFWLDRSRTAAISAHTNAFKINEDVVIPLERLNEYNSEIEMINIEMSIRNKLEILEAFQEYFNGDIPEFTQEDDFENAEGTNADYFKNRLTTIQTHLHNVRTRWKSLLINLYKPAAQALDLFAELDRDKVRDNDRIVDLFLRRDVRMSYRNEVKDFIEQTLMGYDFEALIKRLDEIHAEIRTARLFVALHMHAGDGNIHTNIPVHSGNYVMVHQADRLVDRIMEIAHKLGGVISGEHGIGLTKIQYLEQAKIEDFVNYKKEVDPNGHFNKGKLMPGSGLSNAYTPSLSLVQQEAIILEASELDELNNDIKDCLRCGKCKPVCQTHIPRANLLYSPRNKILATGQVIEAFLYEEQTRRGISLQHFEAMNDVADHCTTCHKCETPCPVDIDFGDVSIRMRNILTNMGKKRFSLTTKAALFFLNTKNPTNINLLRKTMIGWSSNMITLGHKVAKSFGLVKESLDEIPHKSSKIAPVQQQVINFVRKPLNTGPNQPTMRKLLALEDSTMVPIISNPDKVNDDSDAVFYFPGCGSERLFSDISMATLAMLSETGAQTILPPGYLCCGYPQTAAGQADKGAQITAENRALFHRVANTLNYLDIKTVIVSCGTCLDQLLKYEFSRIFPGCRLMDIHEYLQEKGIALDNATGTKYLYHAPCHDPMKLKDGTSVAKDLLKTEEVLLNDRCCSEAGTLATARPDISTQLRFRKAIELKKGIQDLTGEDKARDGNVKVLTSCPACQQGLNRYEGETGLKTDYIVVELAKNRMGDDWKALFVDQLKNGGIEKVLL comes from the coding sequence ATGATTCCGAAGAAGCGTATTCGTGAAATTCCCTACAATTACACCTCATTCTCAGACAAGGAGATCGTGCTAAGGTTCCTCGGCGAATCTTGTTGGCAGACGATCGAGACCCTGCGTGAGTGTCGTAATACCGGGCGTTCGGCGCGAATGCTGTTTGAGGTTCTGGGCGATATGTGGGTGGTCAGCCGTAACCCCTATATTCAGAACGACCTGATCGTCAATGCTAAACGTCGTCAGGCGTTGGTTGATGCACTGAATCATCGTTTACAAGAAGTGGAAAAACGTCTTGACGGGAATCAGACCGCAGCCGAGTTGACCGAAGAAGTTAAGAAGGCGGTGCAGAAGTTTGCTGCCTGGTTCCCTGAACAGATTGAGATCCGCGGTAAGGTTCAGAAGCGTCTGAAAAAAATCACCCGTGACGATAATGTCGATTTCAGCGGTCTGGCGCGTGTTTCTCATGCTACGGATGCGACCGACTGGCGTGTGGAATTGCCGCTGGTGGTGATTTCTCCGGATACCGAAGCGGAAATTGTCGATATTGTCGAAGCGTGTATCGAGTTGGGTTTGACGATTATTCCGCGTGGGGGCGGTACCGGTTATACCGGTGGGGCGATTCCGCTGCATGAACATACCGCTGTGATCAATACCGAGAAGCTGGAGTTCATGAGCCTGGTCGAACAGGAAGAATTACCGATGATCGGCAAGGTTCCGACAATCCGCACCGGTGCCGGTGTGGTCACGCGTCGAGTCTCCGAGCAGGCCGAGCGTTTCGGTTATACCTTTGCGGTTGATCCGACCTCTCAGGACGCTTCGACCATCGGTGGTAATATTTCCATGAATGCCGGTGGTAAAAAAGCGGTTCTATGGGGAACAACACTGGATAACCTGGCGTCCTGGAAAATGGTCACGCCGGATGCTAAATGGTTGGAAGTCCATCGAATCAATCACAACCTGGGTAAACTTCAGGATCAGCATACGGTTATTTTCGACATCAAGCGTTTTGAGAAAGACGGTCAAACGCAGATCGGCGAGACTGAGCGTCTGGAAATTCCCGGTTCGGCTTTCCGTCAGGCCGGACTCGGTAAAGATGTTACCGACAAATTCCTTAGTGGTCTGCCGGGTGTTCAGAAAGAAGGTTGTGACGGCCTGATTACGTCGGCGCGTTTTATTGTGCATCGTATGCCGAGCCATACGCGTACCATCTGTCTGGAGTTTTTCGGAACCGATCTAAGTAATGCAGTACCGGCGATTGTCGAGGTCATCGACTATGTCGAGCAGAAGAAATCCGAAGGAATCCTGTTGGCCGGTCTGGAACATTTGGACGATCGTTATATTCGCGCCGTTAAGTACAACACCAAAGCGGATCGCAAAGAACTGCCGAAAATGTTGCTGCTTGCCGATATCTGCGGTGAAAACGGTTTCGAGGTCGCTAATACCTGTAAAGAAATTGTTGAGCTGGCGAAAAAACGTAATGCCGAAGGCTTTATCGCGGTAACCGACGAGGCCCGTAAACGTTTCTGGCTGGACCGTTCGCGTACTGCAGCGATATCGGCACACACTAACGCCTTTAAGATCAATGAAGACGTGGTTATTCCGCTTGAGCGCCTGAATGAGTACAACAGCGAAATCGAGATGATCAATATCGAGATGTCGATTCGTAACAAATTGGAAATTCTTGAGGCTTTCCAGGAGTACTTCAACGGTGATATCCCTGAATTCACTCAGGAAGACGACTTTGAAAATGCCGAAGGTACCAATGCGGACTACTTTAAGAATCGCCTGACAACGATCCAGACGCATCTGCATAATGTCAGAACACGCTGGAAGTCTCTGCTGATTAATCTGTACAAACCGGCAGCGCAAGCTCTGGATCTGTTCGCCGAACTGGATCGCGACAAAGTGCGGGACAACGATCGGATTGTCGATCTGTTCCTGCGCCGTGATGTTCGTATGAGCTATCGCAATGAAGTGAAGGATTTCATTGAGCAGACATTGATGGGGTACGATTTTGAAGCGCTGATTAAACGCCTGGATGAGATTCACGCGGAAATTCGTACGGCGCGCCTGTTTGTCGCACTGCATATGCATGCTGGTGACGGGAATATTCATACGAATATTCCGGTGCATTCCGGTAATTATGTGATGGTGCATCAGGCGGATCGTCTGGTGGATCGCATTATGGAAATTGCCCACAAGTTGGGCGGGGTGATTTCCGGTGAGCACGGTATCGGTCTGACCAAAATACAGTATCTGGAACAGGCGAAGATCGAAGACTTTGTGAACTACAAAAAAGAAGTCGATCCGAACGGCCACTTCAATAAAGGCAAGCTAATGCCGGGCTCCGGTCTGAGCAATGCCTATACACCGTCTTTGAGCCTGGTTCAGCAGGAAGCGATTATTCTCGAGGCCAGTGAGCTGGATGAGTTGAATAACGATATCAAGGACTGTCTGCGCTGCGGTAAGTGTAAGCCTGTTTGTCAGACGCATATTCCTCGCGCCAACCTGTTGTATTCACCGCGTAACAAAATTCTGGCAACCGGCCAGGTGATTGAGGCGTTCCTGTACGAAGAGCAGACGCGCCGTGGCATTTCGCTGCAGCATTTTGAAGCGATGAATGATGTGGCTGACCACTGTACCACCTGTCACAAGTGTGAAACGCCGTGTCCGGTCGATATCGATTTCGGAGATGTTTCTATCCGCATGCGTAATATTTTGACCAATATGGGCAAGAAACGTTTTTCATTGACGACAAAAGCGGCGCTGTTCTTCCTGAATACCAAGAACCCGACCAATATCAATCTGTTGCGTAAGACGATGATCGGTTGGAGCTCCAATATGATTACGCTGGGGCACAAGGTGGCGAAGTCTTTTGGTCTGGTGAAGGAATCCCTGGATGAGATTCCGCACAAATCATCGAAAATCGCGCCGGTGCAGCAACAGGTGATCAATTTTGTCCGTAAGCCATTGAATACCGGTCCGAACCAGCCGACGATGCGTAAGTTACTGGCTTTGGAAGACAGCACCATGGTGCCGATTATCTCCAACCCGGATAAGGTTAACGACGATTCGGATGCGGTATTCTACTTCCCGGGTTGCGGTTCGGAGCGTCTGTTTAGCGATATCAGTATGGCCACTTTGGCGATGCTGTCGGAAACCGGGGCTCAAACCATTCTGCCTCCGGGGTATCTGTGCTGTGGTTATCCGCAGACGGCTGCCGGTCAGGCGGATAAAGGAGCGCAGATTACGGCGGAAAACCGTGCGCTCTTCCACCGTGTGGCGAATACCTTGAATTATCTGGATATCAAAACAGTTATTGTTTCCTGCGGTACCTGTCTGGATCAGTTGCTGAAGTATGAATTCAGTCGTATTTTCCCGGGTTGTCGCCTGATGGATATTCACGAATATCTGCAGGAGAAAGGGATCGCGCTGGACAATGCGACCGGAACCAAGTATCTGTATCATGCGCCTTGTCACGATCCGATGAAGCTCAAGGATGGAACGTCGGTTGCCAAAGATCTTCTGAAAACTGAAGAAGTTTTGTTAAACGATCGTTGCTGTTCGGAAGCGGGTACCTTGGCGACGGCGCGTCCGGATATTTCGACTCAGTTGCGTTTCCGCAAAGCGATCGAGTTGAAGAAAGGGATTCAGGATCTGACTGGTGAGGATAAGGCGCGCGACGGTAACGTCAAGGTCTTGACCAGCTGTCCTGCCTGCCAGCAGGGTCTGAATCGCTATGAAGGCGAAACCGGTTTGAAAACCGATTATATCGTGGTTGAGTTGGCTAAGAATCGCATGGGTGATGACTGGAAAGCGCTGTTTGTCGATCAGTTGAAAAACGGTGGTATCGAAAAAGTGCTTCTATAA
- the rsgA gene encoding ribosome small subunit-dependent GTPase A, whose amino-acid sequence MSKRRLTKQQSRRVSRQRKKETGEQDLKQESGHLGEERNGLVITSFGKRVLVEGEDQQSYNCAIRQHLGKLVAGDKVIWRSDIEAGTGVVISVLPRTHELSRPGFRGQTRMVAANIDFIGIVTPVVPGIHPDMIDRYLVGAAQLGIPAIIILNKTDLLESDEDWEAVAELLAPYDEMEIPLIPASTVSQQGLDELLDYMHDKNSVFVGPSGAGKSSLINALIPDLDIRVGTLSDATGLGKHTTTNSILYHLNLKEDVSIYEGNLIDSPGVRQFNPAPCSLSELETYYPDFAPFLGQCKFNNCTHGHEPDCAIKQAVEDGEIAFTRYQSFRRLLDEFSAENS is encoded by the coding sequence ATGTCAAAACGCCGCTTAACCAAACAACAGAGCCGCCGCGTCAGCCGTCAACGGAAGAAAGAGACCGGCGAACAAGATCTCAAACAGGAGAGCGGTCATCTCGGAGAAGAACGCAACGGTCTGGTCATCACCAGCTTTGGAAAGCGTGTTCTGGTCGAAGGTGAGGATCAACAGAGTTATAACTGTGCCATCCGCCAGCATCTGGGCAAACTGGTCGCCGGCGACAAGGTTATCTGGCGCTCCGATATCGAAGCGGGAACCGGCGTCGTCATCAGCGTTTTGCCACGCACGCATGAACTGAGTCGCCCCGGCTTTCGCGGCCAGACCCGAATGGTCGCGGCCAATATAGATTTCATCGGCATTGTCACACCGGTGGTTCCCGGTATCCATCCGGACATGATCGACCGCTATCTGGTCGGCGCAGCCCAGCTGGGAATCCCCGCGATCATTATTCTCAATAAAACCGACCTGCTGGAAAGTGATGAAGACTGGGAAGCGGTTGCCGAATTGCTGGCACCTTACGATGAAATGGAAATCCCGTTAATCCCGGCCTCTACCGTTTCTCAGCAAGGACTGGATGAACTGTTGGACTATATGCACGATAAGAACTCGGTCTTTGTCGGCCCTTCCGGTGCAGGCAAATCGTCGCTGATCAACGCTCTGATTCCGGATCTGGATATCCGCGTCGGCACGCTTTCCGATGCCACCGGGCTCGGGAAGCACACCACGACCAACAGTATTCTGTATCACTTGAATCTGAAAGAAGATGTCAGTATTTATGAAGGGAATCTGATCGACTCGCCCGGCGTGCGTCAGTTTAATCCGGCCCCCTGCTCGCTGAGCGAACTGGAAACCTATTACCCCGATTTCGCCCCCTTTCTAGGACAGTGCAAATTCAATAACTGCACCCACGGGCATGAACCGGATTGCGCCATCAAACAAGCTGTCGAAGACGGAGAGATCGCCTTTACTCGTTATCAGAGCTTTCGCCGCCTGCTTGACGAGTTCAGCGCAGAAAACAGCTGA
- a CDS encoding c-type cytochrome has protein sequence MKKMMIAALSTGLLVSASFGAQAAPAKAATCVGCHGADGNSVVPNFPKLAGQHASYLEKQLKDFRDGFRKDATMQPFAKGLTDAEIKELADFYAAQAPK, from the coding sequence ATGAAAAAAATGATGATTGCAGCTCTTTCAACAGGACTACTTGTCTCGGCGTCTTTCGGAGCTCAAGCAGCACCGGCTAAAGCGGCAACTTGTGTCGGTTGTCACGGTGCGGATGGAAACAGTGTTGTCCCGAATTTTCCAAAACTGGCTGGACAGCATGCTTCCTACCTTGAAAAGCAGCTAAAAGACTTCCGCGACGGTTTCCGTAAAGATGCGACCATGCAGCCTTTCGCTAAAGGTTTGACGGATGCTGAAATTAAGGAGCTGGCAGACTTCTACGCGGCACAAGCGCCTAAATAG